A single Amphiprion ocellaris isolate individual 3 ecotype Okinawa chromosome 1, ASM2253959v1, whole genome shotgun sequence DNA region contains:
- the LOC111571657 gene encoding ubiquitin-like protein 7, with amino-acid sequence MTSSEWHLSLKLVDQPKSTFHFPEMMPGDVPPGGYRVATLKQLVAAQLPDSIPDPELIELVHCGRRLKDDLTLDACGIQPGSTLHILKKTWPEPESSSEPVNRATAAREFRVFHAALHSLNSAYRDSVYKMLTNKESLDQIIVATPGLRSDPVALGVLQDKDLFVQFTDPNMLDVLISSHPALVNAIILVLHSVAGSMPAQSSASSSRNVSASSYGDMPGGFMFEGMSDDEEEFQSGSPAGPSNRGGVSAGMRPVSLSHSGATGPRPITQSELATALALASTPDSSAVTPTTASQTDPSSGVAPMPAGTPVSNDLFSQALQQALQATNMSALQGRWQSQMQQLRDMGIQDEELMLRALQATDGDIQAALELIFAGGPGL; translated from the exons ATGACCTCTTCAGAATGGCACCTGTCTTTAAAGCTGGTGGATCAGCCCAAGTCCACCTTCCACTTCCCAGAGATGATGCCAGGAGATGTACCACCTGGAGGATACAGAGTCGCTACCTTAAAACAGCTCGTAGCAGCTCAGCTCCCAGACTCCATCCCAGACCCTGAACTAATAG AGCTGGTCCACTGTGGGCGAAGACTTAAGGATGATTTAACTCTGGATGCCTGCGGGATTCAACCAGGATCCACCTTACACATCCTCAAGAAGACGTGGCCCGAGCCAGAGAGCAGTTCAG agCCTGTAAacagagcaacagcagccagagagtTCAGGGTGTTTCATGCTGCTCTTCATTCTCTCAACTCTGCCTACAGAGACTCG GTATATAAAATGCTGACAAACAAAGAGTCCTTGGATCAGATCATTGTAGCCACGCCAGGGCTCAGGTCAGACCCAGTTGCACTAG GAGTGCTCCAAGACAAAGATCTCTTTGTGCAGTTCACGGACCCGAATATGCTGGACGT ATTAATCAGTTCACACCCAGCCCTCGTCAATGCCATCATCCTGGTCCTGCACTCCGTGGCGGGCAGCATGCCCGCTCAGTCCAGCGCCAGCTCTTCTCGCAATGTGTCTGCCAGTTCTTACGGCGATATGCCAG ggGGCTTCATGTTTGAGGGAATGTCTGATGATGAGGAAGAATTCCAGTCT GGGAGCCCGGCGGGTCCCTCCAACAGAGGCGGGGTCTCAGCAGGAATGAGACCAGTTTCTCTGAGCCACAGCGGAGCAACAGGCCCTCGACCTATAACGCAGAGTGAGCTGGCTACTGCTCTGGCCCTCGCTAGCACTCCTGACAGCAGCGCTGTCACGCCAACAACAGCAAGTCAG ACGGACCCCTCCAGTGGTGTAGCCCCCATGCCAGCAGGGACCCCAGTCAGTAATGATCTCTTCAGCCAGGCACTACAGCAAGCTCTGCAAGCCACCAACATGTCTGCTCTACAG GGCCGCTGGCAGTCCCAGATGCAGCAGCTTCGGGACATGGGGATCCAGGATGAGGAGCTGATGCTGAGGGCGCTGCAGGCCACAGATGGTGACATCCAGGCTGCCCTGGAGCTCATATTTGCGGGAGGCCCAGGACTCTGA